The region ACGCCGGGCAGCTCACAGCCGACCTTTTCGCGGACTTTAACGGCATCCCCACAGGCGTGGACAAGACCGAATTCTATCAGCACGACCAGAACTGGTCGAACCGGATGATCCTCGGTGATTCTCTTCAGGTCATGGCGAGTCTGGCGGAACGCGAGGGCTTGCGGGGCAAAGTGCAGTGCATCTACATCGATCCGCCCTACGGCATAAAGTTTAATAGCAATTTTCAATGGTCAACCACGAGCCGTGACGTAAAGGATGGCAAAGTCGATCAAATTACCCGTGAGCCGGAGCAGGTGAAAGCCTTTCGCGATACCTGGCGGGATGGCATTCACAGTTACCTCACCTATCTTCGTGACCGACTCATGGTGGCCCGTGATCTCCTCACAGAGTCAGGTTCTATCTTTGTCCAAATCGGCGACGAAAATGTTCACCGCGTTCGGGCTCTTATGGATGAGGTGTTTGGTGATGAGAATATTATAGCCGACCTTATTGTTCAAACGACTACCAGTGCTTCAAGCGAATATATAGATAACGTTACCGATCACATTTTGTGGTATAGCCGAAACGGCCGCTCCACGAAATATCGAGCGCTCACGACGGATAAAATGGACTTATCTTCATCATCGCTCCTGTATAGGCACGTGCGACTTGATGATGGCCGAACCTTTCGCAATTCGGAGCCCGCCGAACACCCTAGTGATCTGAACCCACGAACATTTCGAATAAGTGAAATTACTTCACAGACGCAGGCTAGCACTACACGATACCTAGCAGAGTTTAGGGGCCAGAAATACGATATAGGCAAGAGGCAGTGGTCGACCCCTCCGAGTGGGATGCAACGCTTGATTCGATCAGACCGGGTGACACGTTCCGGAGTTTCGATCGCTTATATGCGGATGCTGGATGACTATGCCGTGGTTCCATTAAGGAACATTTGGACTGATACGGGTACTGGATCTTTTACGGATCCTAAAGTTTATGTAGTTCAAACAGGAAGCAAGGTGATCCAGCGCTGCCTTCTAATGGCGACCGATCCGGGCGACCTAGTGCTCGATCCTACCTGTGGTTCCGGAACCACCGCTGCTGTCGCCGAACAATGGGGCCGCCGTTGGATCACGATTGACACGTCGCGCGTGGCACTAGCTCTAGCCCGTGCTCGTATAATGGGAGCACGCTATCCGTTTTACTTACTAGCCGATTCCCGCGAAGGGCAGATCAAGGAAGGCGAAGTCGCCAGAACTGCGCCGAGTTCCCAACCAGTGCGCGGGAACATCCGCCATGGCTTCGTCTATGAGCGTGTGCCGCACATCACGCTCAAATCAATTGCGAACAATGCCGAAATCGATGTCATCTGGGACAAGTGGCAGGCAAAGCTGGAGCCGCTGCGCGAGTCGCTGAACGCGGCGCTCAAGAAGACCTGCGCGGAATGGGAAATTCCGCGTGATGTGGACAAAACATGGCCGGAGCAGGCGAAGAAACTTCACGCCGCTTGGTGGCAAGCTCGCATTGCTCGGCAAAAGGAAAACGATGCTTCCATCGCTGCCAAAGCCGAATTCGAATATCTCTACGACAAACCTTATGATGATAAAAAGAAGGTTCGCGTGGCCGGACCCTTCACGGTCGAAAGTCTGTCACCACACCGCGTGCTGGGCGTCGATGAAAACGATGAATTGATCGACGGCTTCAGGGAGGACGGAGACGAATACGGAGCGAAGCAAACCTTCCCGCAAATGATTCTGGAGAACCTCAAGACCGCCGGAGTTCAGCAGGCGCATAAAGATGACCGGATTACTTTCACCGCGCTCATCCCATGGCCCGGCGATCTGGTCTGCGCCGAAGGCCGGTACATGGAGGGGGACGTAGAAAAACGCGCCGCCATCTTTATCGGCCCCGAGTTTGGCACGGTCCAGCGGACGGACCTCGTTGCCGCCGCCCGTGAGGCTGGCGATGCCGCGTTCGATGTCTTGATCGCCTGCGCCTTCAATTACGAGGCGCATACTACAGAGTTCAACAAGTTAGGCCGCATCCCCGTGCTCAAGGCCCGCATGAACGCTGACCTGCACATGGCGGAAGACCTCAAGAACACCGGTAAAGGCAATCTCTTCGTCATCTTTGGCGAGCCGGACATTACCCTTCTGCCGGAGGCGGACGGCAAACTTCGCATCAAGGTCAACGGCGTGGATGTCTTCAAACCGCAAACCGGGGAAGTCGTCAGCGATGGGGCCGATGGAATTGCCTGCTGGTTTATCGACACCGATTACAACGAAGAGAGTTTCTTCGTCCGCCACGCCTACTTTCTCGGTGCGAATGATCCCTACAACGCCCTGAAAACAACCCTGAAAGCCGAAATCGACCCGGAAGCATGGGCGACGTTGAACAGCGACACGTCCCGTCCTTTCGCCAAGCCGAAGAACGGCCGGATTGCCGTCAAGGTTATCAATCATCTCGGCGATGAGGTCATGAAGGTGTTCAGGGTTTGATCCCATGGAATTCCGCATCGCCGACACATTTACCGATAGTCTTGCCCGCCTGACCGGCGACGAGCAGAAGGTCGTCAAGACGACGGCCTTCGACTTGCAGCTCAACCCGGCCAGTCCCGGCCTCAGTTTTCACAAGCTCGTTAAGGCGAAGGATAAGAAATTCTGGTCGGTGCGGGCGAGCAGCGACATTCGGCTTATCGTTCACAGGAGCGATGCCAGCCTTTTGCTCTGCTATGTCGGACACCACGACGACGCTTATGATTGGGCTGAACGGCGAAAACTGGAGACGCATCCCAAGACAGGCGCCGCGCAACTCGTCGAAATTCGCGAGACGGTCAAGGAAATCTTCGTCCCGGTTTTCGTCCAGACGGAGGTTGCCAGCGCGCCGCAACCGTCTCATCCGAAAAGTTGCATTTTCGCCGATATGTCCGACGATGAACTTCTGGGTTACGGCGTCCCCGTCGAATGGTTAAGTGATATCAAGATGGCGAGCGAGGACACGTTGCTTGCCTTGACCGATCACTTGCCAGGCGAGGCTGCGGAAGCGTTGCTGGAACTTGCGACCGGCGGCAAGCCCAGAGCGCCTCAGCCAGCAGCTCCCGCAACAAGTCCCTTCGATCATCCCGACGCGCAACGTCGATTCCGCGTTATGGCGAATGTGGATGAGTTGCAGCGCGCGCTCGATTTCCCATGGGAAAAATGGACTGTCTTCCTCCACCCCGAACAGCGTCAATTGGTGGAGCGCGATTATACGGGGCCTGCGCGTGTTTCCGGGTCAGCAGGCACGGGCAAGACCATCGTCGCGTTGCACCGTGCGGCGCATCTGGCCCGCACAAACCCTGATGCACGGGTTCTGCTGACAACTTTTTCCGACGCGCTCGCCAATGCCCTGCAAACCAAACTGAACCGATTACTTGGAAATGAGCCGCGTCTGGCGGAAAGAATTGATGTCCATTCCCTCAATGCAATCGGTCTCCGGCTTTATAAGGCTCATATAGGGCAGCCGACGATCGCCGGCGACGAGGTCGTCCACGAGCTGATCCGAAAGGCCGCAAGTGCCGTAGATGAACACAAATTCGGACTGCATTTTCTCATAACGGAATGGGAACAGGTCGTTGATGCATGGCAGTTGGACGACTGGGAAGCATACCGCGATGTAGTTCGTCTCGGCAGGAAAACACGAATTCCGGAGCCACAACGTAAAATGTTATGGTCCATATTCGAGCGCGTCCGCGTCGGCCTGAAGGCACAGAAGCTGATGACGTACGCGCAGCTATTTAGCTCGCTGGCTACGTCAATCACCAACAACAAAAATACAGTCTTCGACTTTATCGTTGTAGACGAGGCGCAGGACGTCAGCGTTGCGCACATGCGCTTCTTCGCTGCTTTGGGAAAAGGTCGTTTAAACGCGCTCTTTTTTGCTGGCGACATCGGGCAGCGCATCTTTCAACAGCCATTCTCATGGAAGGCGCTTGGCGTCGATATTCGGGGCCGATCCCGCACTTTGCGCGTGAATTATCGGACATCACATCAAATCCGAACTCAGGCGGACCGCCTGCTTGGACCAGCCGTATGCGACGTGGACGGCAACAAGGAGGATCGGAGCGATACGGTTTCGGTGTTCAATGGCCCGGCGCCCACGATTCATGCGCTTAAGTCGGAGAGCGAAGAGACATCGCTTGTCGCCAACTGGATCAAAAACCATGGCAAAGGCGGATTGCTGCCGCACGAGTTTGGCATATTCGTCCGGTCGGCAGCGCAGCTGGATCGTGCCCGCGCCGCTGTGATGGCATCCGGCCTTTCTTTCAAGATTCTCGATGACCGTGTTGAAACCGCCAACGGCCACGTTTCAATTTGTACCATGCACTTGGCCAAGGGGCTGGAGTTTCGCGCCGTCGTCGTGATGGCCTGTGACGACGAAATCATCCCATTGCAGGAACGCATCGAAACAGTCGGCGACAATGCCGATTTGCAAGAAGTCTATGAAACCGAGCGTCATCTTCTCTACGTCGCCTGTACGCGGGCGCGGGACTTTTTGCTCGTAACGAGTGTCGAGCCAGCGTCCGAATTCCTCGACGATCTGACGGTATGAGCGGAAACTACCCTTTCCGTGAGCCATGAATCTCTTCGCATCCCCATCTTGAATCGTTCCCCCTAAGTCGGTCCACGCAGACGGCCTCTCCATGTGGGGACTTATGACCGGTCCCGCCTCCGGATCAACGCGGCTCGCTTCCGCGCTGCGCTTGTGCAGCTCCGCCCCGCATGGCGGCGCGCCTTAGGGCGCAGCGTTTGATCCCTCGCCCAATGGTCCCGGTCCCTTTTGCCCCACGAGGCCGCAATCGCGCGGACCTCGAAGCAAAGGGGAACGACCATGACAAAAGAACGCTTCGACATTCACCAGCACATCACCGACAAGATCGTCAGCGCCATCGAGCGCGGCGCGGGAGAGTTTCGCCTTCCATGGCATCGAGCCGCTGGGAACATCATGCGCCCGGTCAACGTCTCTTCGAAGAAGGCCTATCGCGGCGTCAACGTCGTCGCACTCTGGGCTTATTCCGAGGCATCCGGCTACAGTTCCGGCACATGGGGCACTTACCGCCAATGGGCCGAGGCTGGCGCCCAAATCCGCAAGGGCGAGAAAGCCGCCTATGTCGTCTTCTACAAGGAGCTTGAAATTGCCGATGAATCTGGCGAGGCTGAAACCCGCCTCTTTGCCCGCGCAACGCCGGTCTTCGCCGCCGAGCAGGTAGAGGGCTATCAGCCGCCAGCGATTGGCATG is a window of Methylocapsa sp. D3K7 DNA encoding:
- a CDS encoding site-specific DNA-methyltransferase, with amino-acid sequence MAKSPSIKTIETLTHDAEKRKNIPTAEFQSVLEKEQQAPKKIRYPRNTDLDPQLVWRGKDEQDWSDLIVHAPPLYIQEKVHPKALIDDLLRQSREREHNAGQLTADLFADFNGIPTGVDKTEFYQHDQNWSNRMILGDSLQVMASLAEREGLRGKVQCIYIDPPYGIKFNSNFQWSTTSRDVKDGKVDQITREPEQVKAFRDTWRDGIHSYLTYLRDRLMVARDLLTESGSIFVQIGDENVHRVRALMDEVFGDENIIADLIVQTTTSASSEYIDNVTDHILWYSRNGRSTKYRALTTDKMDLSSSSLLYRHVRLDDGRTFRNSEPAEHPSDLNPRTFRISEITSQTQASTTRYLAEFRGQKYDIGKRQWSTPPSGMQRLIRSDRVTRSGVSIAYMRMLDDYAVVPLRNIWTDTGTGSFTDPKVYVVQTGSKVIQRCLLMATDPGDLVLDPTCGSGTTAAVAEQWGRRWITIDTSRVALALARARIMGARYPFYLLADSREGQIKEGEVARTAPSSQPVRGNIRHGFVYERVPHITLKSIANNAEIDVIWDKWQAKLEPLRESLNAALKKTCAEWEIPRDVDKTWPEQAKKLHAAWWQARIARQKENDASIAAKAEFEYLYDKPYDDKKKVRVAGPFTVESLSPHRVLGVDENDELIDGFREDGDEYGAKQTFPQMILENLKTAGVQQAHKDDRITFTALIPWPGDLVCAEGRYMEGDVEKRAAIFIGPEFGTVQRTDLVAAAREAGDAAFDVLIACAFNYEAHTTEFNKLGRIPVLKARMNADLHMAEDLKNTGKGNLFVIFGEPDITLLPEADGKLRIKVNGVDVFKPQTGEVVSDGADGIACWFIDTDYNEESFFVRHAYFLGANDPYNALKTTLKAEIDPEAWATLNSDTSRPFAKPKNGRIAVKVINHLGDEVMKVFRV
- a CDS encoding UvrD-helicase domain-containing protein, which translates into the protein MEFRIADTFTDSLARLTGDEQKVVKTTAFDLQLNPASPGLSFHKLVKAKDKKFWSVRASSDIRLIVHRSDASLLLCYVGHHDDAYDWAERRKLETHPKTGAAQLVEIRETVKEIFVPVFVQTEVASAPQPSHPKSCIFADMSDDELLGYGVPVEWLSDIKMASEDTLLALTDHLPGEAAEALLELATGGKPRAPQPAAPATSPFDHPDAQRRFRVMANVDELQRALDFPWEKWTVFLHPEQRQLVERDYTGPARVSGSAGTGKTIVALHRAAHLARTNPDARVLLTTFSDALANALQTKLNRLLGNEPRLAERIDVHSLNAIGLRLYKAHIGQPTIAGDEVVHELIRKAASAVDEHKFGLHFLITEWEQVVDAWQLDDWEAYRDVVRLGRKTRIPEPQRKMLWSIFERVRVGLKAQKLMTYAQLFSSLATSITNNKNTVFDFIVVDEAQDVSVAHMRFFAALGKGRLNALFFAGDIGQRIFQQPFSWKALGVDIRGRSRTLRVNYRTSHQIRTQADRLLGPAVCDVDGNKEDRSDTVSVFNGPAPTIHALKSESEETSLVANWIKNHGKGGLLPHEFGIFVRSAAQLDRARAAVMASGLSFKILDDRVETANGHVSICTMHLAKGLEFRAVVVMACDDEIIPLQERIETVGDNADLQEVYETERHLLYVACTRARDFLLVTSVEPASEFLDDLTV